The Candidatus Binatota bacterium genome has a segment encoding these proteins:
- a CDS encoding nuclear transport factor 2 family protein encodes MVVDRGCIAQFAVDGVGVLVEAVRVRVVVDQVLCPLAAMPAQGRLDRVCPGVVSCGNGLRILYVCPNRKSAKSRRDVLSRYASWSSAVSPTECLLIERECERLVTAYCHYVDHGQARRIADLFTSDGVWTAPGVVTMTGTEELQKGLGEREARTDRRSRHVCNNLLLDVLDEDTAEGVVYLVLYRHDGGDDEKPAPVESPLMIGEYRDRFARTSEGWRFSRREVAVSFVRER; translated from the coding sequence ATGGTGGTAGACAGGGGCTGTATCGCGCAGTTCGCGGTAGACGGGGTAGGGGTTCTCGTGGAAGCTGTCCGAGTAAGGGTCGTAGTTGATCAAGTTTTATGTCCTCTTGCGGCAATGCCTGCTCAGGGCAGGCTTGACAGGGTTTGCCCGGGGGTGGTTTCCTGTGGCAATGGACTCCGAATATTGTACGTTTGCCCCAATCGCAAGAGTGCGAAGAGCCGCCGCGACGTTTTGTCGAGGTATGCAAGCTGGAGTAGCGCCGTGAGCCCAACCGAATGTCTTCTGATCGAGCGAGAGTGCGAGCGCCTTGTCACGGCCTACTGTCACTACGTTGACCACGGACAGGCGCGGCGCATCGCGGATCTCTTTACGTCCGATGGAGTCTGGACTGCCCCCGGTGTCGTCACCATGACCGGCACCGAAGAGCTGCAGAAGGGATTGGGAGAGAGGGAAGCTCGTACCGATCGCAGGTCGCGGCACGTGTGCAACAACCTGCTGTTGGACGTGCTCGACGAGGATACGGCCGAGGGCGTGGTATACCTGGTTCTTTATCGGCATGACGGTGGCGATGATGAGAAACCTGCGCCGGTTGAGAGCCCTCTCATGATAGGCGAGTACAGGGACCGGTTCGCGAGGACATCGGAGGGCTGGCGTTTCTCGCGCCGCGAGGTCGCCGTTTCCTTCGTGCGCGAGCGTTAG
- a CDS encoding CoA ester lyase produces MRSAKDFFQPLALGAPEPLREVPFRPSRMIHFFDPSNPKMAAKVPDIAKKCDVVLGNLEDAIAADNKEAAREGLVSIARDTDFGNCQLWTRINSLDSPWALDDVTRLVGEIGDKLDVIMIPKVEGAWDIHYMDRLVAQLEARAGLKRPILFHAILETATGVANVEEICGASPRMQGLSLGPADLAASRRMKTTRVGGGHPGYIVRADPDAANEDAPRTTAQQDLWHYTIARMVDACAAHGILPYYGPFGDIKDTVACEDQFRNAFLMGCVGAWSLHPVQIGIARKVFSPPADEVKWARRVIDEMGDGTGAVMIDGKMQDDATFKQCQVMVDLARSLAEGDEELTEAYGF; encoded by the coding sequence ATGCGCAGCGCAAAAGACTTTTTTCAGCCACTGGCCCTCGGCGCGCCCGAGCCGCTGCGCGAAGTGCCGTTTCGTCCCTCGCGGATGATACATTTTTTTGATCCGAGCAACCCTAAGATGGCGGCCAAGGTGCCCGACATCGCGAAAAAGTGCGACGTCGTGCTCGGCAATCTCGAAGACGCGATAGCGGCCGACAACAAGGAAGCCGCCCGCGAAGGCCTGGTCTCGATCGCGCGCGACACCGACTTCGGCAACTGCCAGTTGTGGACCCGCATCAACAGCCTCGACTCGCCCTGGGCCCTGGACGATGTGACCCGCCTTGTCGGCGAGATCGGCGACAAGCTCGACGTCATAATGATTCCCAAGGTCGAGGGTGCCTGGGACATTCACTACATGGACCGGCTGGTGGCCCAGCTCGAAGCCCGCGCGGGGCTCAAGCGTCCCATACTGTTTCACGCCATACTCGAGACGGCCACCGGTGTGGCCAATGTCGAAGAGATATGCGGAGCCAGCCCACGCATGCAGGGGCTGTCGCTGGGCCCGGCGGATCTTGCCGCTTCCAGGCGCATGAAGACCACTCGCGTGGGCGGAGGACACCCCGGTTACATAGTGAGGGCCGACCCCGACGCGGCCAACGAGGACGCGCCGCGCACGACCGCGCAGCAGGACCTGTGGCACTACACCATCGCGCGCATGGTCGACGCTTGCGCCGCGCACGGCATACTTCCTTACTACGGTCCTTTCGGGGACATCAAGGACACCGTCGCCTGCGAGGACCAGTTTCGCAACGCTTTTCTCATGGGCTGCGTGGGCGCGTGGAGCCTGCACCCGGTGCAGATTGGTATAGCCCGCAAGGTGTTCAGTCCGCCGGCCGACGAGGTGAAGTGGGCGCGCCGGGTCATCGACGAGATGGGCGACGGCACGGGCGCGGTCATGATAGACGGCAAGATGCAAGACGACGCGACCTTCAAGCAGTGCCAGGTGATGGTCGATCTTGCCCGCTCGCTGGCCGAGGGCGACGAGGAGTTGACCGAGGCCTACGGATTCTGA
- a CDS encoding alpha/beta fold hydrolase, whose translation MAATCWSATSSLRVSTCGNGAGAGKPARLEGLAAGARTLTAAALTLGYSYRRFDWSTGEDERHTAVTSDGWKLALYRYRARGRAHPYPVLCSHGMAGSRFIYDLHPDYSLARYLSGRGFDTWLVDLRGRGESWPEAGPDRALQWTFDDLAERDLPAAVARVCEITGAPQAFWVGMEMSGQALYAAAIQGKAGLVRGAVTCGSPVLTDSAALVPGVTAAPRMSVRGRVPFRSGARMAGPILAYGRSHALESSFRSCNTAPLVSARYFRNGIPDEAASLVDQFKTWIDEGTMRNLDGSVVYSDRLEEVKLPLLVMAAGSDLQRPAESVRAAYDAFGSTDKTFLHAGVSDGFSVDFGHDDLLAGYASPTEIFPLVNDWLANRSDS comes from the coding sequence ATGGCAGCGACCTGCTGGTCGGCGACGAGTAGTTTACGCGTGAGTACTTGCGGGAATGGTGCTGGTGCGGGCAAGCCCGCGAGACTGGAGGGCTTGGCTGCGGGTGCACGGACGCTTACGGCCGCAGCGCTTACCCTGGGCTATTCCTACCGTCGCTTCGACTGGAGTACGGGCGAGGACGAGCGTCACACGGCCGTTACGTCCGATGGCTGGAAGCTCGCGCTGTACCGCTATCGCGCCCGTGGCCGCGCCCATCCCTACCCCGTTCTGTGCAGCCACGGGATGGCAGGCAGCCGTTTCATATACGACCTGCATCCCGACTACTCGCTGGCGAGATATCTCAGCGGGCGCGGCTTCGACACCTGGCTGGTCGACTTGCGGGGCCGTGGAGAAAGCTGGCCCGAAGCGGGGCCCGACCGCGCCTTGCAATGGACGTTCGATGACCTGGCCGAGCGCGATCTGCCGGCGGCGGTCGCGCGCGTGTGCGAGATAACCGGCGCGCCGCAAGCGTTCTGGGTAGGCATGGAAATGAGTGGCCAGGCTCTCTACGCGGCAGCTATACAGGGCAAGGCCGGCTTGGTGCGCGGTGCGGTGACCTGTGGCTCACCGGTGCTGACGGATTCCGCGGCCCTGGTGCCCGGCGTGACCGCTGCCCCGAGGATGAGCGTTCGAGGGCGCGTGCCGTTTCGCTCGGGCGCGCGCATGGCTGGGCCGATTCTTGCCTACGGCCGCTCGCATGCGCTCGAGAGCAGCTTTCGGTCCTGTAATACCGCCCCGCTGGTTTCCGCTCGTTACTTTCGCAACGGGATTCCCGACGAAGCTGCCAGCCTGGTCGACCAGTTTAAGACCTGGATCGACGAGGGCACCATGCGCAACCTTGACGGCTCGGTGGTGTACTCGGACCGGTTGGAAGAGGTTAAGTTGCCGCTGCTCGTGATGGCGGCGGGGAGTGACCTGCAGCGACCTGCCGAATCGGTTCGCGCGGCGTACGACGCTTTCGGGAGCACGGACAAAACATTTCTGCACGCTGGCGTAAGCGATGGGTTCAGCGTGGACTTCGGACACGACGACCTGCTTGCCGGGTACGCGTCACCAACTGAGATATTTCCCCTGGTCAATGACTGGCTCGCTAACAGGAGCGATTCGTGA
- a CDS encoding LLM class flavin-dependent oxidoreductase — translation MKFALFHEIPVARPWTAGKEQQAIVNVVDQAVAGEQAGFDSMWTVEHHFLEEFSHCSNPEVLYGAVAARTSSLRIGYGVRLTPKPYNHPVRTAESVAMLDNLSNGRVEFGVGRSATAAELEGFGIDPQVTREMLSEALDHIVGCWTDDLHEFNGTHWSMPARRVLPRPVQQPHPPLWSATTSLDGHRGVGRMGVGLLSFAVGVPPEDLLPRVAAYREGLAECTQPKGRVRNERVATFTMGHCAETNEQAFEEAAESMTWYPRAGARQVATVADYARRFNEDLGSYGYAEDIKQLDEAGSLDQLDFDYIRESGAAMVGDPDRCIEIARRYKDAGCDLLLCLLNPYDIPHEQVLKSIDLLGKHVIPELSGD, via the coding sequence ATGAAATTCGCGCTTTTTCACGAGATCCCGGTGGCACGGCCCTGGACGGCGGGCAAGGAGCAACAGGCCATAGTCAACGTGGTCGACCAGGCCGTGGCTGGCGAGCAGGCCGGCTTCGACAGCATGTGGACCGTGGAGCATCACTTCCTCGAGGAGTTTTCCCACTGCTCCAACCCCGAGGTGTTGTACGGGGCCGTGGCGGCGCGAACCAGCAGCCTGCGCATCGGCTACGGAGTTCGGCTCACGCCCAAACCATACAACCACCCGGTGCGAACGGCCGAGAGCGTGGCCATGCTCGACAACCTGTCGAACGGGCGCGTCGAGTTCGGAGTGGGCCGTTCGGCCACTGCCGCCGAGCTGGAAGGATTTGGCATCGACCCGCAGGTGACGCGCGAGATGCTCTCCGAGGCGCTCGACCACATCGTGGGTTGCTGGACCGACGACCTGCACGAGTTCAACGGTACGCACTGGAGCATGCCGGCCCGGCGCGTGTTGCCGCGTCCGGTGCAGCAGCCGCACCCGCCGCTGTGGTCAGCCACGACCAGCCTCGACGGACACCGCGGCGTGGGTCGCATGGGCGTGGGCCTGTTGTCTTTTGCCGTTGGTGTGCCGCCCGAAGACCTCCTGCCGCGGGTGGCGGCCTACCGTGAAGGCCTGGCCGAATGCACACAGCCCAAGGGCAGGGTGCGCAACGAACGCGTGGCCACGTTTACCATGGGCCACTGCGCGGAGACCAACGAGCAGGCCTTCGAAGAGGCCGCCGAATCGATGACCTGGTACCCCAGGGCGGGCGCGCGGCAGGTGGCGACGGTGGCCGACTACGCCCGGCGCTTCAACGAGGACCTGGGAAGCTACGGCTACGCCGAAGACATCAAGCAACTCGACGAAGCGGGCTCACTTGACCAGCTCGACTTTGACTACATACGCGAAAGCGGTGCGGCCATGGTGGGTGACCCCGACCGCTGCATTGAAATCGCGCGCCGCTACAAGGACGCCGGCTGCGACCTGCTGCTGTGCCTGCTCAATCCCTACGATATCCCCCACGAGCAGGTCCTGAAATCGATAGACCTGCTGGGGAAGCACGTGATACCGGAACTTTCGGGCGACTGA
- a CDS encoding LLM class flavin-dependent oxidoreductase: MNEPLRFGVFLAPFHPTDENPTLQLHRDLQLAEQLDQLGYDELWIGEHHSGAYETISSPELFIAAAAERTRNIRLGTGVVSLPYHHPLMVAGRIVQLDHQTRGRVMFGVGPGQLPSDAHMMGINVSSQRHRMDEALEVLIPLLRGETVTRKTDWFELRDARVQMAPHTHPSVEVAVAAAISPSGPRAAGKHGIGMLSMAASSAEGFDLLPAHWQLCEQLAAEHGHVVDRRNWRLVAPMHLAETREQARADMEHGLLKLVHYFEQLGGNKLDYSSSTEAAVEEWTERGLTVLGRAIIGTPDDAIEQIEQLRERSGGFGTFMMIAHDCADPQRTANSYELFARYVMPAVNGANRTREDSLDWCNRNSAQVIGDLQNAIVSAIGEHEDERRERGSGVAWGDGSDLLVGDE, from the coding sequence ATGAATGAACCGCTGCGTTTCGGGGTGTTCCTGGCGCCCTTTCATCCCACCGACGAGAATCCAACCCTGCAGTTGCACCGCGACCTGCAGCTGGCCGAGCAACTCGACCAACTAGGCTACGACGAGTTGTGGATAGGCGAGCACCACTCGGGTGCTTACGAAACCATATCGTCGCCCGAACTCTTCATAGCCGCGGCCGCCGAGCGCACGCGCAACATACGCCTGGGTACCGGCGTGGTGTCGTTGCCTTATCACCACCCGCTGATGGTAGCCGGCCGCATCGTTCAGCTCGACCACCAGACCCGCGGCCGGGTGATGTTCGGGGTGGGGCCGGGACAGCTACCGTCAGACGCACACATGATGGGTATCAACGTTTCGTCTCAGCGTCACCGCATGGACGAGGCGCTGGAGGTGTTGATCCCGCTGCTCCGCGGCGAGACCGTTACGCGCAAGACCGACTGGTTTGAACTCAGGGATGCGCGCGTGCAGATGGCACCGCATACCCATCCGTCGGTCGAGGTGGCCGTGGCCGCCGCGATTTCGCCGTCAGGTCCGCGTGCTGCCGGCAAGCACGGCATCGGGATGCTGTCGATGGCTGCCAGCAGCGCCGAGGGTTTCGACCTGTTGCCCGCCCACTGGCAGTTGTGCGAGCAACTGGCCGCCGAGCACGGGCACGTGGTCGACCGCCGCAACTGGCGGCTGGTGGCGCCCATGCACCTGGCCGAGACAAGAGAACAGGCCCGAGCCGACATGGAACACGGTCTACTCAAGCTCGTACACTACTTCGAGCAACTGGGAGGCAACAAGCTGGACTACAGCAGCAGCACCGAGGCTGCCGTCGAGGAGTGGACGGAGCGGGGCCTGACCGTGCTGGGCCGTGCGATCATCGGTACGCCGGACGACGCCATCGAGCAGATCGAGCAACTACGCGAGCGCTCGGGTGGTTTTGGTACCTTCATGATGATCGCCCACGACTGCGCCGATCCGCAGCGCACGGCGAACAGCTACGAATTGTTTGCCCGCTACGTGATGCCGGCCGTCAACGGTGCCAACCGCACGCGCGAGGACAGCCTCGACTGGTGCAATCGCAACAGCGCGCAGGTGATAGGTGACCTGCAGAACGCTATCGTCAGTGCGATCGGGGAACACGAAGACGAGCGACGCGAGCGTGGCAGTGGCGTGGCCTGGGGCGATGGCAGCGACCTGCTGGTCGGCGACGAGTAG
- a CDS encoding succinate--CoA ligase subunit alpha codes for MGVLVHKDFDFIVQGITGREAVNFTRECLEYGSRIVGGVTPGKGGREVYGVPVYNTVREITEQRKVDGTVITVPLAFAADAAYEAIDAGVKLLVIITEGICRRDAAAFIEYAAQHDARVIGPNCLGVIIPDVCRFGSLGGPAVDCRKAFKPGVVGVMSRSGGMTTEICNALSQAGLGESTAISIGGDPVIGSTYAELMPYFEADEDTKAVVIYSEPGGSSEAELARWAKENNSRLPIVAFVAGRFMDDMHGMSFGHAGTIVEKKLDSPADKIRRMRDAGISVADEIGDIPRLVQERLDGAA; via the coding sequence ATGGGAGTTCTGGTTCACAAGGATTTTGATTTTATCGTCCAGGGCATCACCGGGCGCGAGGCGGTTAACTTTACCCGCGAGTGCCTGGAGTACGGCTCCAGGATCGTCGGTGGGGTGACACCCGGCAAGGGTGGTCGCGAGGTCTACGGCGTGCCGGTGTACAACACGGTTCGCGAGATCACCGAGCAGCGCAAGGTAGACGGCACCGTGATTACGGTGCCCCTGGCCTTTGCTGCCGACGCGGCCTACGAGGCCATCGACGCCGGCGTCAAGCTGCTGGTGATTATCACCGAGGGCATTTGTCGTCGCGACGCGGCGGCGTTCATCGAGTACGCGGCCCAGCACGACGCCCGCGTGATCGGGCCCAACTGCCTGGGAGTCATCATCCCCGACGTGTGCAGGTTCGGCAGCCTTGGCGGTCCGGCCGTCGACTGTCGCAAGGCTTTCAAGCCCGGGGTGGTTGGCGTCATGTCGCGCTCGGGTGGCATGACCACCGAGATCTGCAACGCCCTGAGCCAGGCGGGCCTGGGCGAGAGCACGGCAATTTCGATAGGCGGCGACCCGGTCATCGGCTCGACCTACGCCGAGTTGATGCCCTACTTCGAAGCCGACGAGGATACCAAGGCCGTTGTCATTTATTCCGAGCCGGGTGGTTCGTCGGAGGCGGAACTGGCGCGCTGGGCCAAGGAAAACAACAGCCGCCTGCCTATCGTTGCTTTCGTGGCAGGACGCTTCATGGACGATATGCACGGCATGAGCTTCGGCCACGCCGGTACCATCGTTGAAAAGAAACTGGATTCACCGGCCGATAAGATCCGTCGCATGCGCGACGCGGGTATTTCGGTGGCAGACGAGATCGGGGACATTCCGCGCCTCGTGCAGGAGCGCCTCGACGGCGCCGCCTGA
- a CDS encoding phosphotransferase family protein has protein sequence MSKDDLDLLPLDRLAPWLDAQDIGSGAPIERLAQLGGGSSNAVFRFHRGDADYVLRRPPRHPRRDSNKSIVREGTLLRALAHTDVPHPMLHALCDNTDVIGVCFYVMKPIDGWSPGSPLKEPFASSPRFRREMGFALVDALAALALVDYRSVGLEDFGRPDGFLERQVPRWRAQLESYREITGYQGHKLPGLDRVATWLEANRPRDYRPGILHGDPQLPNAMFAHDRPELIALIDWELSTLGDPMLDLGWILASWSEPDGPRMPTTYIEPWNGFPSRAEMIDRYLARTDRTPEAVRYFCVLACYKLGIILEGHVARAAAGIGDPSTSEIMARLSMGLLEEANDLIDGKIFA, from the coding sequence ATGAGCAAAGATGATTTAGATTTGTTGCCCCTGGATCGCCTGGCTCCCTGGCTGGATGCGCAGGATATCGGCAGCGGGGCGCCGATAGAAAGACTGGCCCAACTCGGTGGTGGTTCGTCAAACGCGGTCTTCCGGTTCCACCGCGGCGATGCTGACTACGTGCTACGGCGGCCACCACGCCACCCGCGCCGCGACAGCAACAAGTCGATAGTCCGCGAGGGCACCCTGCTGCGCGCTCTTGCGCACACCGACGTACCGCACCCGATGCTCCACGCACTGTGCGACAACACGGATGTGATCGGGGTGTGCTTCTACGTAATGAAGCCGATCGATGGCTGGAGTCCCGGGAGCCCGCTGAAAGAACCATTCGCGTCGTCCCCGCGGTTCCGCCGGGAGATGGGCTTCGCCCTGGTGGACGCCCTGGCAGCCCTGGCCCTGGTCGATTATCGTTCGGTCGGGCTGGAGGACTTCGGCAGACCTGACGGCTTCCTGGAAAGGCAGGTCCCACGCTGGCGTGCCCAGCTGGAGAGCTACCGCGAAATAACCGGCTACCAGGGCCACAAATTACCTGGGCTCGACCGGGTCGCAACCTGGCTGGAGGCCAACCGACCGCGCGACTACCGGCCGGGCATCCTTCACGGGGATCCGCAACTTCCCAACGCCATGTTTGCCCATGACCGCCCCGAGCTCATCGCCCTGATCGACTGGGAACTCTCGACACTCGGCGACCCCATGCTCGACCTGGGTTGGATCCTGGCTAGCTGGTCTGAGCCGGACGGACCGCGAATGCCCACCACGTACATCGAGCCGTGGAACGGTTTTCCCTCGCGAGCAGAGATGATCGACCGCTACCTCGCGCGGACCGACCGCACCCCTGAAGCCGTGCGCTATTTCTGCGTTCTGGCCTGCTACAAACTCGGCATTATCCTGGAGGGGCACGTGGCCCGTGCCGCAGCCGGAATCGGAGATCCCTCCACCAGTGAAATCATGGCCCGGCTTTCCATGGGCCTGCTCGAAGAAGCCAACGACCTGATAGACGGAAAAATATTCGCCTGA
- a CDS encoding DUF4345 domain-containing protein has product MVVLPAGARCTGFYTSGGQDGSPGERENTMTRLFLAANALLWLPYGLYCFLVPEFLVEAAAVSATASTGTIELRAMYGGLQAGIGALCAAGAMREELERPALLLLLFLACGLALARSAGAVMAAELSSYTGSALLLEYTLAAASAWLLRSGSGAQSS; this is encoded by the coding sequence ATGGTTGTTCTCCCTGCGGGCGCCCGCTGTACTGGCTTCTATACCAGCGGCGGGCAAGATGGGAGCCCCGGGGAGAGAGAAAACACCATGACGAGATTATTTCTTGCCGCCAACGCGCTGCTGTGGCTGCCCTACGGCCTTTACTGTTTCCTGGTGCCGGAGTTCCTGGTCGAGGCCGCCGCCGTGTCGGCCACCGCCTCGACCGGCACCATTGAACTACGGGCTATGTATGGGGGCCTGCAGGCAGGCATCGGCGCCCTCTGCGCCGCCGGCGCGATGCGAGAGGAGTTGGAGCGACCGGCGTTGTTGCTGTTGCTCTTTCTTGCCTGCGGCCTGGCCCTGGCGCGCAGCGCGGGCGCCGTGATGGCGGCCGAGCTGTCTTCGTACACGGGCTCTGCGCTGTTGCTCGAATACACGCTCGCCGCTGCAAGCGCGTGGCTGTTGCGGAGTGGGTCCGGCGCTCAGTCTTCGTAG
- a CDS encoding FAD-dependent oxidoreductase has translation MTGSLTGAIRETEYPDIGLLRPVGTAIKDKGVRTMLDAIVIGAGMAGITAARDLAASGLSVCVVEARDRIGGRVYSVRDFCDEPVEGGAEFIHGVGAATWPDAMAAGVEARPCPLTRHTMFSLGGRPRWLPWILLHPGVWPSFPILMKVARFKPPDMSAREFIDKQGYRGHARVMAQMVLTAHLPGSVDEVGLLGLLEDNVLKLETGLNHRIVEGYDSVVSHIARDLDVRLGFGVESIDWSGDGVVIRSTGGEELSARAAITTLPLGVLKSGKVRFKPELPAGKHEAFEGLVAGPVVKVLLHFKERFWPRWLANLPCGTGPVTLYWPVFYGAKYETQAVLTAYATGPRAARLSEVSEDEATEICISDLERLFPKADPRGQLVARRRIDWAADPFACGGYTLVRPGGAGSRVKLTAADTGALFWAGSATSTPVIAATVESAFVSGLRAAGDVRALLGGAAARDRPVAGA, from the coding sequence ATGACTGGCTCGCTAACAGGAGCGATTCGTGAGACTGAATATCCGGATATTGGTCTGCTACGCCCCGTGGGGACCGCGATAAAAGACAAGGGAGTTCGGACGATGCTCGACGCGATTGTAATAGGAGCTGGCATGGCCGGGATCACGGCGGCCAGGGACCTGGCCGCGTCGGGCCTGTCGGTGTGTGTTGTAGAGGCGCGCGACCGGATCGGTGGCCGGGTCTACTCGGTACGCGATTTCTGTGACGAGCCGGTAGAGGGCGGAGCCGAGTTTATACACGGGGTCGGTGCCGCGACGTGGCCTGACGCGATGGCAGCTGGCGTGGAGGCTCGGCCCTGTCCCCTGACCCGTCACACGATGTTCAGCCTGGGCGGTCGACCGCGCTGGTTACCGTGGATCCTGCTCCACCCCGGAGTCTGGCCCAGCTTTCCCATCCTGATGAAGGTCGCCCGTTTCAAGCCGCCCGACATGTCGGCGCGGGAGTTCATCGACAAGCAGGGATACCGCGGCCACGCGCGTGTCATGGCCCAGATGGTACTTACTGCCCATTTGCCGGGTAGTGTCGACGAGGTCGGCTTGCTCGGTTTGCTGGAGGACAACGTTCTCAAGCTCGAGACCGGTCTCAATCATCGCATAGTTGAAGGCTACGACTCGGTGGTCTCGCACATCGCCAGGGATCTTGATGTGCGCCTCGGTTTTGGTGTCGAGTCCATAGACTGGAGCGGTGATGGCGTCGTGATCCGTTCGACCGGCGGCGAGGAGCTCTCTGCCCGTGCCGCGATCACCACGCTACCCCTGGGGGTGCTCAAGTCGGGTAAGGTGCGCTTCAAGCCCGAGCTGCCGGCTGGCAAACACGAGGCGTTCGAGGGCCTGGTGGCCGGGCCGGTCGTCAAGGTGCTGTTGCACTTCAAGGAGCGGTTCTGGCCCAGGTGGCTCGCCAACCTGCCGTGTGGAACGGGTCCGGTGACCCTTTACTGGCCGGTTTTTTACGGAGCCAAGTACGAGACCCAGGCCGTGCTTACGGCTTACGCGACCGGCCCCCGGGCAGCCCGCCTGTCGGAGGTCAGCGAGGACGAAGCCACCGAGATCTGCATCTCGGACCTGGAGCGCCTGTTCCCGAAGGCCGATCCTCGCGGCCAGCTGGTTGCCCGTCGCCGGATTGACTGGGCGGCGGACCCGTTCGCTTGCGGGGGATATACGCTCGTGCGGCCCGGCGGTGCTGGGTCGAGGGTGAAGCTGACCGCGGCCGATACCGGGGCACTGTTCTGGGCCGGTTCGGCTACCTCCACCCCGGTGATCGCCGCCACGGTAGAGAGTGCTTTTGTGAGTGGTCTGCGCGCCGCGGGCGACGTACGGGCATTACTCGGGGGCGCCGCCGCGCGGGATCGCCCGGTTGCCGGCGCCTGA
- a CDS encoding cytochrome P450, producing the protein MINYDPYSDSFHENPYPVYRELRDTAPVYHHPEQGFWAISRYEDVAAALMRPQVFSSKRFLGPPPPSDPSSLMPIMVVLDPPRHDELRSLVNRAFTPQRIAALEPHIRDITTDLVDSFIDSGHCDLFRDLAAPLPTIVIAELLGVPTEDREMFKEKSIAIAASVGPAGVKNTDASFELAAYLSEVFTEKRKHPGDDLMSALLTTEINGRALSQEELMGFALLLLVAGNETTTNLISNATILLDRFPDQRARLLEDRSLIGSAVEEFLRFESPVQGVERLLTEDVVIQGQTIHRGEKVFLLLGAANRDEREIEDPDRFDVGRDPNPHLAFGFGAHFCLGSSLARLELRVVWEEILARFPKFRVVQPVERLHSATFRGMLSVPLELDT; encoded by the coding sequence TTGATCAACTACGACCCTTACTCGGACAGCTTCCACGAGAACCCCTACCCCGTCTACCGCGAACTGCGCGATACAGCCCCTGTCTACCACCATCCCGAACAGGGCTTCTGGGCCATCTCTCGCTACGAAGACGTGGCCGCCGCGCTGATGCGCCCACAGGTTTTCTCGTCAAAACGGTTCCTGGGGCCCCCTCCCCCGTCCGACCCGTCATCTCTTATGCCCATCATGGTGGTCCTGGACCCGCCGCGACACGACGAGCTCCGCTCGCTGGTAAACCGCGCCTTCACGCCACAAAGAATAGCAGCCCTTGAGCCACACATTCGCGACATCACCACCGACCTGGTCGATTCTTTTATAGACTCGGGCCACTGTGACCTGTTCCGGGATCTCGCGGCACCACTGCCGACCATCGTCATCGCCGAACTCCTCGGTGTCCCCACCGAGGACCGCGAAATGTTCAAGGAAAAGTCCATCGCCATCGCGGCCAGCGTGGGCCCGGCGGGGGTGAAGAACACCGACGCGTCCTTCGAACTCGCAGCATACCTGTCGGAGGTCTTCACCGAGAAACGCAAACACCCTGGCGATGACCTGATGAGCGCGCTGCTCACGACCGAGATCAACGGACGCGCCCTGAGCCAGGAAGAACTGATGGGATTCGCACTCCTGCTCCTTGTGGCCGGGAACGAAACCACTACCAACCTCATAAGCAACGCGACGATCCTCCTCGACCGCTTCCCGGACCAGCGGGCCCGCCTGCTGGAAGACCGCTCGCTGATCGGCTCGGCCGTCGAGGAATTCCTCCGTTTCGAGTCCCCCGTCCAGGGCGTTGAGAGATTGCTGACAGAAGACGTCGTGATCCAGGGCCAGACGATTCACAGGGGAGAGAAAGTTTTCCTGCTGCTCGGCGCCGCCAACCGTGACGAGAGGGAGATCGAGGATCCCGATCGCTTCGACGTCGGCCGCGACCCCAATCCTCACCTGGCCTTCGGATTCGGTGCCCACTTCTGCCTGGGATCGAGCCTGGCCCGCCTTGAGCTACGCGTCGTGTGGGAGGAAATCCTCGCGCGATTCCCAAAATTTCGCGTTGTGCAACCGGTCGAGCGCCTGCACTCCGCAACCTTCCGTGGCATGCTCAGCGTTCCCCTGGAGTTGGACACCTAG